Proteins from a genomic interval of Ignavibacteria bacterium:
- a CDS encoding heavy-metal-associated domain-containing protein, whose protein sequence is MKALKLYLLFFLISGIIISCNKNSQNTSDNSSNNSNTQQTASTEVITISLPTVQCRTCKKNIETALKNQPGIVKTTVDIKNLKADVEIDKNLTSAGKVEELIAKAGYDANGVKADPVAYQNLDDCCKLPKDQKEPAMH, encoded by the coding sequence ATGAAAGCATTAAAATTATATTTATTATTTTTTCTTATTTCTGGAATAATTATTTCATGCAATAAGAATTCACAAAATACATCTGACAACTCGTCAAATAATTCAAACACACAGCAGACAGCTTCAACTGAAGTCATAACCATATCGCTTCCGACTGTTCAGTGCAGAACCTGTAAAAAAAATATTGAAACTGCTTTGAAAAATCAGCCGGGCATAGTTAAGACGACTGTTGATATAAAAAATCTGAAAGCTGATGTTGAGATTGACAAGAACTTAACTTCTGCGGGAAAGGTCGAAGAGTTAATTGCCAAGGCAGGTTATGATGCAAACGGCGTTAAAGCAGACCCTGTAGCATATCAAAATCTTGATGATTGCTGCAAGCTTCCCAAAGACCAGAAAGAACCTGCAATGCATTAA
- a CDS encoding DinB family protein codes for MSNNIELETIYNLNHGVIHTNLKGITQEESIKPSGEGGTSINWILGHLILTRDSIFQILGVDKMFPESLKPIYSRGTKNVTAENAEKLETLLQLLDKTQEVLKSEIEMSLDEEKRKNVAFFGFHESYHAGQLGIMRRVIGKEGSIK; via the coding sequence ATGAGCAATAATATTGAACTTGAAACAATTTATAATTTAAATCACGGAGTTATACATACTAATCTCAAAGGAATTACACAGGAAGAAAGCATTAAACCATCCGGGGAGGGCGGAACATCGATTAACTGGATTCTCGGACATCTTATTTTGACCCGTGACAGTATTTTTCAAATTCTCGGTGTTGATAAAATGTTTCCTGAAAGTCTTAAACCCATTTATTCGAGAGGCACAAAAAATGTTACAGCAGAAAATGCAGAAAAGCTTGAAACTCTTTTGCAGCTTCTCGATAAAACTCAGGAAGTTTTGAAGTCCGAAATAGAAATGTCTCTTGATGAAGAAAAAAGAAAAAATGTTGCATTCTTCGGATTTCATGAGTCATATCACGCGGGTCAGTTGGGAATTATGAGACGAGTGATTGGTAAAGAGGGAAGTATTAAGTAG
- a CDS encoding tetratricopeptide repeat-containing sensor histidine kinase produces the protein MDNSETILRINSLYYEAEKIKHDENTRALQLADEAKKLSEEINYEKGKFLHLIISGYSHFLKEELEKSREQFETALNYFTNINDEHNIATTLRYLGQIDYKTGSTKEGLKKYYRALEIQTKNKNDFEIAHLHSNIATMFKEIAEYGKAFEHYQKSISIFKRLNDEEALIKTYDNLAVVHLKLQNFEEALKIRMDVLKDIDSVKSTRTKMTLLANIALILSFMKRFDESLEYYNQAIAISNELNDINTHARLLNNIAAMKREQGETVNALAAFEEAAEIFLRQNDYSNYANAIMNLGNIHKEEGRHKKAEESYKIVEDISIKNEYTDKLRNLYYNLGDLHTHMNSHKTALEYFRKYMELQNKIYVDNVKAQLEHLETVHQIDNLQAEAEFAKQKNLELTAINKQLEDKNNQLNILLSEKNEFISIATHDLRNPLNNVIGLSQLLKEDNEKVLDSESLENLDYVIESSKQMLEIIENILSDRSLSSGTINPNFKKIDLNEIIEEVINLYHFKSEQKRIALIYNKPAELVTLNMDSFILHQILDNILSNAIKFSPCDKKIQVTLVSDELHISISIKDEGPGFSKEDKEKVFKKYAKLSARPTGGESSSGLGLSIVKKLCDVINADINLNSEKGKGAEFIITIKKST, from the coding sequence GTGGATAATTCCGAGACAATCTTAAGAATCAATTCCCTCTATTACGAAGCGGAAAAAATAAAACACGACGAAAACACCCGCGCGCTTCAGCTTGCTGATGAGGCAAAAAAACTTTCCGAAGAAATAAATTACGAAAAAGGGAAATTTCTCCATTTAATAATTTCGGGGTATTCTCATTTCTTGAAAGAAGAATTGGAAAAATCTCGTGAACAATTTGAAACTGCATTGAATTATTTTACAAATATCAATGATGAGCACAATATTGCTACCACGCTTAGATACCTCGGACAGATTGATTACAAAACAGGAAGCACAAAAGAAGGACTGAAAAAATACTACAGGGCGCTTGAAATTCAGACTAAGAATAAAAATGATTTCGAGATTGCTCACCTGCACTCCAACATAGCAACAATGTTCAAAGAGATTGCTGAATATGGCAAGGCGTTTGAACACTATCAGAAATCTATTTCAATTTTCAAAAGGTTAAACGATGAAGAAGCATTAATAAAAACTTATGATAATCTTGCTGTTGTTCATTTGAAGCTTCAGAATTTTGAAGAAGCTTTAAAAATCAGAATGGATGTCCTGAAGGACATTGATTCGGTTAAAAGCACACGGACTAAAATGACGCTTCTTGCAAATATCGCTTTAATATTAAGTTTTATGAAGAGGTTCGATGAATCTCTTGAATATTACAATCAGGCAATTGCAATCAGTAATGAATTAAATGATATAAATACCCACGCGCGGCTTTTGAACAACATAGCTGCGATGAAACGAGAGCAGGGCGAAACAGTTAACGCTCTGGCTGCATTTGAGGAAGCAGCGGAAATATTTTTGAGACAGAATGATTATTCCAATTATGCCAATGCAATAATGAATCTCGGCAACATCCATAAAGAAGAAGGAAGACATAAGAAAGCTGAAGAATCTTATAAAATCGTTGAAGATATTTCCATAAAAAATGAATACACTGACAAGCTCAGAAACCTCTATTATAATTTAGGCGACCTTCATACGCATATGAATTCTCATAAAACTGCGCTTGAGTATTTCAGAAAGTATATGGAGCTGCAGAATAAGATATATGTCGATAATGTGAAAGCACAGCTCGAGCATTTAGAAACGGTTCATCAAATTGACAACCTTCAGGCGGAGGCAGAGTTCGCAAAGCAAAAAAATCTTGAACTTACCGCAATTAATAAACAGCTCGAAGATAAAAATAACCAGCTTAACATTTTACTGTCAGAGAAAAATGAGTTTATAAGCATTGCGACACACGATTTAAGAAATCCACTTAATAACGTGATAGGACTTTCTCAATTATTAAAAGAAGACAATGAAAAAGTTCTCGATTCCGAATCGCTTGAAAATCTTGATTACGTAATCGAAAGCTCAAAGCAAATGCTTGAAATCATTGAGAATATCTTAAGTGACCGAAGTTTGAGCAGCGGGACAATAAATCCGAATTTCAAAAAAATCGACCTAAACGAGATTATAGAAGAAGTAATAAATTTATATCATTTTAAATCCGAACAGAAACGCATAGCACTGATTTATAATAAGCCTGCCGAATTGGTTACTTTGAATATGGATTCTTTTATTCTGCATCAGATACTGGATAACATTTTATCAAATGCCATTAAGTTTTCTCCGTGTGACAAGAAGATTCAAGTTACTCTCGTGTCTGATGAACTGCATATATCAATTTCCATCAAGGATGAAGGACCCGGGTTTTCAAAAGAAGATAAAGAAAAAGTTTTCAAAAAATACGCAAAGCTTTCAGCAAGACCTACCGGAGGTGAATCCTCTTCAGGACTTGGCTTATCAATCGTAAAAAAACTTTGTGATGTCATTAACGCTGATATTAACCTTAACAGCGAGAAAGGCAAAGGCGCTGAGTTTATAATAACCATCAAAAAATCGACCTGA
- a CDS encoding phosphatase PAP2-related protein — protein MWIKNWKEFFSAKKNVFIFIFNFLFLFASLNIFTQFLVFNENRNYTVQLNDPILEFFNAVNLDTIAFAFIYISLISFLIYASFRPKLLMMAVTSYTFLVWTRLFTMYVTPLDVPAGAIEFNDPLVFLLGTGQPVMKDLFFSGHTSTLTLITLLAFNAPNFSNNDIKLKADKYFKYFLLVSLIIVAMCVILQKAHYTIDVFAAPFFAFGVYALAKKIYGVK, from the coding sequence ATGTGGATTAAAAACTGGAAAGAGTTTTTTTCTGCAAAGAAAAATGTTTTTATTTTCATTTTCAATTTTCTTTTTCTGTTTGCCAGTTTAAATATTTTTACGCAGTTCTTAGTTTTTAATGAGAATCGTAATTATACCGTTCAACTGAATGACCCTATTCTTGAATTTTTCAATGCTGTTAATCTCGACACCATAGCTTTCGCATTTATCTATATCTCCCTGATTTCTTTTCTTATATATGCTTCTTTCAGACCTAAACTGCTCATGATGGCAGTCACTTCATATACATTTTTAGTGTGGACGAGATTATTTACGATGTATGTTACCCCTCTTGATGTTCCTGCTGGAGCAATTGAATTCAATGACCCTTTGGTTTTTCTTTTAGGAACAGGTCAGCCCGTGATGAAAGATTTGTTCTTCTCGGGACATACTTCGACGCTCACGTTGATTACTTTGCTGGCTTTTAATGCTCCAAATTTTTCGAACAATGACATAAAGCTTAAAGCCGATAAATATTTTAAATATTTTTTATTGGTGAGCTTAATTATAGTTGCCATGTGTGTTATTCTGCAAAAAGCTCATTATACAATCGATGTCTTTGCAGCTCCGTTTTTTGCTTTTGGAGTGTATGCGCTGGCTAAAAAAATCTATGGTGTAAAATAA